The following coding sequences are from one Verrucosispora sp. WMMD573 window:
- a CDS encoding SpoIIE family protein phosphatase, whose amino-acid sequence MPGTVGRVPTPSGPLPGTPAPGATTVAGHPRWGATALGPYESWDPAVRATVEVVLASPAPMALHLGAELLLLYNDAYAGLIGDRHPDAIGRPPAEVFAEVWHRPGVGDIVEQTYRTGVPVLDREIPLPLHAAVTLDQPVYTRACSPVRDSHGHVVGVLSVVAETSPATRQLQGLSEFAATLAGTLTLDDVARVALRYAITSFDADRVSFAVDDGGGGTGWRMVRRVRGELVDEADERLPPLWRRGPAGWSAPAVVSARTGQASFIDDGQPLHEIAADRHDQKIRALAAVPLRASVVRGALTVGYRSAHPWSAAERALLAATAELVGQATERARRFETQHGTAQLLQRSMLPENLPVLPRLRIAARYDPGVDGNAAGGDFYDAFVLPTGDLGVVLGDVAGHDVQAAARMGQVRAALRALALNDPRPDQVLAGLDRLVGSLGAEAGTYELFVTVAFGVIDIGREELTLASAGHPAPLVRRCGPAGEPRAEYVDVPSGAPLGIGYRAATRTIAFSPGDTLLLFSDGVVERRRHGLSEGLERLAESVAGAPSGDPRSLCAVASAAVPGATEDDVAVLAVEYAVRPSRSARMEVPAEPTAPSRVRHWMTAQLSEWEVAESVIGAAVLCASELTTNALLHAGTAARVEVDLSPERLLVSVADSGSRGTVTRARTETLSSRGRGLGLIEELSDAWGTDPTVRGSTVWFEILLPPA is encoded by the coding sequence ATGCCAGGAACGGTCGGGCGAGTACCCACGCCATCAGGCCCGCTGCCGGGCACGCCGGCGCCGGGCGCCACGACCGTCGCCGGCCACCCCCGCTGGGGTGCCACGGCGCTCGGCCCGTACGAGTCGTGGGATCCCGCCGTCCGGGCGACCGTCGAGGTGGTGCTCGCCTCTCCGGCCCCGATGGCCCTGCACCTCGGCGCGGAGTTGCTGCTGCTGTACAACGACGCGTACGCCGGCCTGATCGGCGACCGGCACCCGGACGCCATCGGCCGTCCTCCCGCCGAGGTCTTCGCCGAGGTCTGGCACCGCCCCGGCGTCGGTGACATCGTCGAGCAGACCTATCGCACCGGTGTGCCCGTCCTGGACCGGGAGATTCCGCTCCCGCTGCATGCCGCCGTCACCCTCGACCAACCCGTCTACACCCGCGCCTGCTCGCCGGTGCGGGACAGCCACGGCCACGTCGTCGGCGTGCTGTCCGTGGTGGCCGAGACCAGTCCGGCCACCCGCCAGTTGCAGGGCCTCAGCGAATTCGCCGCGACGCTCGCCGGCACGCTCACCCTGGACGACGTGGCCCGGGTCGCGTTGCGCTACGCGATCACCTCGTTCGACGCCGACCGGGTCTCCTTCGCGGTGGACGACGGGGGCGGCGGCACCGGGTGGCGAATGGTGCGGCGGGTCCGGGGCGAGTTGGTGGACGAGGCGGACGAACGCCTCCCTCCGCTGTGGCGGCGCGGCCCGGCCGGCTGGTCGGCGCCGGCGGTGGTGAGTGCCCGCACCGGCCAGGCCAGCTTCATCGACGACGGCCAGCCCCTGCACGAGATCGCGGCGGACCGGCACGACCAGAAGATCCGAGCCCTGGCCGCAGTACCGCTGCGGGCGTCCGTGGTGCGGGGAGCGCTGACCGTCGGTTACCGCTCGGCGCATCCGTGGTCGGCGGCGGAGCGGGCACTGCTGGCGGCCACGGCCGAGCTGGTCGGGCAGGCCACCGAGCGGGCACGCCGCTTCGAGACCCAGCACGGCACCGCCCAACTGCTGCAACGCAGCATGCTGCCGGAGAATCTGCCGGTCCTGCCCCGCCTGCGGATCGCCGCGCGGTACGACCCGGGGGTCGACGGCAACGCCGCGGGCGGGGACTTCTACGACGCGTTCGTGCTGCCCACCGGCGACCTGGGGGTGGTCCTCGGCGACGTCGCGGGCCACGACGTGCAGGCCGCCGCTCGGATGGGCCAGGTACGCGCCGCGCTACGTGCGCTGGCGCTCAACGACCCCCGCCCGGATCAGGTGCTCGCCGGGCTCGATCGGCTGGTGGGCAGCCTCGGTGCCGAGGCCGGCACGTACGAGTTGTTCGTCACCGTGGCGTTCGGCGTCATCGACATTGGCCGGGAGGAACTGACCCTGGCCAGCGCCGGCCATCCGGCACCGCTGGTGCGTCGCTGTGGGCCGGCGGGTGAGCCGAGGGCCGAGTACGTCGATGTGCCCTCCGGTGCCCCGTTGGGGATCGGCTACCGGGCGGCGACGCGTACCATCGCGTTCTCGCCCGGCGACACGCTGCTGCTGTTCAGCGACGGTGTGGTGGAACGACGCCGGCACGGGTTGTCGGAGGGCCTGGAACGCCTGGCGGAGTCGGTGGCCGGAGCGCCCAGCGGCGACCCGAGGTCGTTGTGCGCGGTGGCCTCCGCCGCCGTGCCGGGCGCGACCGAGGACGACGTGGCGGTGCTCGCCGTCGAGTACGCGGTGCGGCCGAGCCGGTCGGCCCGGATGGAGGTGCCCGCCGAGCCGACCGCGCCGAGCCGGGTACGGCACTGGATGACCGCCCAGCTCAGCGAGTGGGAGGTCGCGGAGTCGGTGATCGGTGCGGCGGTGCTGTGCGCCAGCGAGCTGACCACCAACGCGTTGCTGCACGCCGGCACGGCGGCCCGGGTGGAGGTCGATCTCAGCCCGGAGCGCCTGCTCGTGTCGGTGGCCGACTCAGGTTCCCGGGGCACGGTGACCCGGGCGCGCACGGAGACGCTGAGCAGCCGGGGACGCGGGTTGGGTCTGATCGAGGAGCTGAGCGACGCCTGGGGGACCGACCCCACCGTCCGCGGCTCGACTGTCTGGTTCGAGATCCTGCTCCCACCCGCCTGA
- a CDS encoding DUF6401 family natural product biosynthesis protein, translating to MRVPSNRVVSPTAVDWARSSLVTLANAVGLDGLAAASTLPGLLAAVDQHAASVRDSLRGDRRPLTAAALAGYADGVRVAAEEYGWQPADAPIDWAEADWVTLRLLAVCALTAALDTPAPQPPPL from the coding sequence ATGCGCGTGCCGTCGAACCGGGTCGTCTCCCCCACCGCCGTCGACTGGGCCCGGTCCAGTCTGGTCACGCTCGCCAACGCTGTGGGGCTGGACGGGCTCGCCGCCGCCTCCACCTTGCCGGGGCTGCTCGCCGCCGTCGACCAGCACGCCGCCTCGGTGCGTGACAGCCTGCGTGGGGACCGACGGCCGTTGACCGCGGCGGCCCTCGCCGGCTACGCCGACGGCGTACGGGTCGCCGCCGAGGAGTACGGCTGGCAACCGGCCGATGCCCCGATCGACTGGGCGGAGGCGGACTGGGTGACGCTGCGCCTGCTCGCGGTCTGCGCGCTGACGGCCGCGTTGGACACGCCGGCCCCGCAGCCGCCACCGCTGTGA